The genomic DNA CCAAAGCAGCCTCTATCCGCCTGCCAACGATATAACAGCGACCGCCTTGGATAAAACCCTGCTGCTGCAAGCGCAGCCCGTAGATGTGACATGCAGCCAGCGAGCGATGCTTACGCCTGTGTGCAAAGTGACCTTGAGCCAGAAAATAATTTTGCCAGAGACTGTGCGCTGGATGAGCGCGTGCAGTTTCTTCTTCTTGATAAATTTAAAATCCCCACGCCTTTAGGTAACTACAACCCCGACTGGGCCGTGGTATTTGAAAACGATGAACGATGTATTTTGTCACCGAAACCAAATCCAGTATGGTCGAAGCCGACCGCCGCTTGGATGAAAACTTAAAAGTAATGCAGCAGAAGCATTTTAATTTGGCAGAAGACGTGGAATATAAAGTAGTCACTAAACTTGCAGAGCTGATTTAAGGATTGCTGGTATGCGGCATAGGTTTGATTGCTTGCCTTCAGCAATATTTCAGTGTAAGTATGCTGCGGTGTGGTGATTACCATGTGTATCACCTGTTTCAACAATCTCACCACGATACATCACCGCCACGCGATCCCGATTGTTCAGCCACTAAAGCCAAATCCTGGGTGATAAATAAAATAGCGAGCTGTTCTTCTTTATGCCAGCGAGGCGAAGACAGTGCCATCACTTCTGCTTGCGTGGATACATCGGCGCGGTGGTCGGTTTCATCGATCAATTGTGGTTTGCACGCCAGTGCTTAGCGATAGCGGCGCGTTGCAACATGCCACGCCGGAAAATTCGTGTGCGTAGCGCCGCATTTTTGCGCGGCGTTGTTGATTTACGTAAAAACCGACGACCCGAATAGTTTCTGTCTCGGCTTCTTTTTGCTGTAGCCGTAATACACCGCGCAGTGGTTCGGCGATTTGATAGCCGATGCGCAAGACGAAGTTGAAAGTCGCCATGGGGTTTTGAAAATCATCGCCATTTTTTGGCGATTTGCCGACAAAAAAGTTTTACTGCTGATCGTTGTGCTTTTCAGCGGTAAATCCATGATAGCTTGCGCGGTGATACTTTTTTGCGCTGCCGGATTCGCCCACCCAACGCCAACATTTCTCCTGCATGGGTGAAAGACTGGCATCGCGTACAGGTGTGATACAGCACACTTTGTCGGTAGATAAACGCTGCAGTTTTCAATGTGCAATAAGGTCTGTTGCCTTGTATGCGCGCGCACCTCGCACTTGCACATCTAGCGCATCGCGCAGTGCGTCGCCCACTAAATTAAAGACAACACGGTGGCACTGATGAAAAAAGCGGGGAAAAGCAGTTCGTGGGATACGTTAGCAGCGTGGATAGACCTTCAGTACATCGCCTTACGCCGATGGCAGGCGGTGTAACGCCCATGCCGATAAAGAGAGAAAGGCTTCGGTAAAAATGGCAGAGAGAATATGCAAAGCTGAGCGTGACTAAAAATGCTTGGCAACACATTAGGCATGTGTTTCCGCAGTAAGCCGGATGCGCCTTGTAAACGCGCAGCATCAACACCAACGGCATTTGCGCAATTGCAGCACTTGTGTGCGCAAGCGCGCAGTGTTCGGCCAACTCAACATCAACCCAGTGCAATCAACAATGCGGTGATGCCGCTATCACCAGGCCGATACCAAAAGCAATGCGCAATAAAATTACAAACAATAAAAACGGCAGGGCGATGATGAAATCGGCAAAGGACATCATCAGTGTGTCTGTGCGTCCACCGCGATAGCCAGCGATTGCGCCATAGAGCGTGCCAAAAAAAACATAGAGCAGCGGTGCGGTGAAGCCAATGAATAAAGAGATGCGTCCGCCTTCAATCAAACGCGCCAACATATCGCGACCTAATTTATCGGTACCGAAAGGATGCGCGGGCAGTAATAATCTTTCTGGTGTGGGTTCATTTTTTGATAACAAACCCGATTGCTGTAATTGCGCGAGCGGCGTGGCGTGCGCGACATCCACTGCAATCGTTTGATAATGACTTTTATCGCTCAAGGTTTGCAGTGAATAGTAGTAACGACGATTTTCTAGCAGAAGCGTATCGTCATAGTGCAAAACAGTATCAGCAGCAGTTGCGGTGATATCCGCTAACGGCAAGCCGAGATCTTTCATGCCAGACGGCGGCAAAATATGGCGGTATAACCGATAGTTTTTTATGTCATGCACAGGCCAAGCCAGTGAAACTTTTTCTGTACTCGCACCGGATAAACTTTGAAATTGCGTGACGGGGCTGTTGGATGGTGGATGTAATGCGTTTTGTGTGTCGATCACGGTAGTGAGTACGCCACGATTAGGTGCTTGCGAGATTTGCGTTAAATCAATCGCATTGGCATCTACTCGCCATACCAATTTTCCCAGTGTGCAAAATAAAAAAATCAGCAGTAAAAACGAAAAACCGATCATCGCCGCAGGGTTGTGCATAACATCGCGCTGCACATCGCGCCACAAACTGCTGTGTGTGTTCGCTGTATCACTCATGCGCGCGCATCCTGCAAGCTGATACGCGGGTCGAGTAGGGCGGCGAGTAAATCAGCCACTAACACCATCAACACCAAAAAGCTGCCGTAAAAAACTGTGGTGCCCATGATCACGGTGTAATCCAACTGCTGTACCGCTTGCACGAAATAGCGACCTAAACCGGGGATGGCAAAAACCGTTTCCACCACAAAACCGCCGGTAGTGATGGCGGCAATCGCAGGGCCTAATAAAGACAACACGGGCAGGCTGGCATTGCGCAGTGTGTGTATCCAAAAAATGCGCGCGGGCGATAATTGTTTGGCGCGTGCGGTGCGAATGTAAGCGGCGTTTTGCACATCCAATAAAGAGGAGCGCATCAAGCGCGTCATGTACGCCATCGTGCCCAACCCAAGCACCAGCGCGGGCAATAACATTTGCGAAAAACTGCCCCAGCCCGCTAAAGGAAATTGCGTGCCTAAATGCTGATTGATTTTCAACACAGTAATTTGTGCCAGCGCAGCAAAAACAAAACTCGGCACAGAAATACCGGCGACAACCGCAATCATCAGCCAGTAATCGGGCCAGCGACGATGAAAACGCGCCGCGAGTGCGCCCCACAACACCGCGCCGCCGACAGCAAACAATAAAGCGAGACAACCGAGCGTGGCAGAAATAGGAAAATGTTCACGAATAATGTCGTTGACCTGACGATTCTGCTGCGTAAATGAAATACCAAAATCGCCGTGCAGCATCGCGCTCAAAAAACGCCAGTATTGTTGTGGCAGTGATTGATCCAAACCGTAGTGCGCCATGAGTGCCGCGCGCAATACTTCGGGGATGGCTTTTTTATCCGCCAGCGGATCGCCCGGCACAAA from Pseudomonadales bacterium includes the following:
- a CDS encoding ABC transporter permease produces the protein MLHYTLKRLATCAITIWFIATATFFAMHFVPGDPLADKKAIPEVLRAALMAHYGLDQSLPQQYWRFLSAMLHGDFGISFTQQNRQVNDIIREHFPISATLGCLALLFAVGGAVLWGALAARFHRRWPDYWLMIAVVAGISVPSFVFAALAQITVLKINQHLGTQFPLAGWGSFSQMLLPALVLGLGTMAYMTRLMRSSLLDVQNAAYIRTARAKQLSPARIFWIHTLRNASLPVLSLLGPAIAAITTGGFVVETVFAIPGLGRYFVQAVQQLDYTVIMGTTVFYGSFLVLMVLVADLLAALLDPRISLQDARA